From Motacilla alba alba isolate MOTALB_02 chromosome 9, Motacilla_alba_V1.0_pri, whole genome shotgun sequence, a single genomic window includes:
- the LOC119704810 gene encoding collagen alpha-1(I) chain-like isoform X1, giving the protein MGTGAWTLSTLLGCCAWILHGLGAVTAVPVTTDGSFTVGTAFPMTTEDEWPHATERSATAADAETIPPWTDMDPVMATSEYGPSVPALLNGTKAPNVTQSTEGNSAAPNTATTAAAITTQHPAVTPETARDEPEVPPDVPLGTTPVLEDVKEDTSTDLSTGTTSLHTTPPLAVTWVPQPTAGVTVLLSQEPTTAKGAVEEGVTLPEDIQSEASANSSGSSPDAGELLPTQQDGALGINPQPTGEMSPAGEESPLASESGDPGDAINGEISTANSSHLPPESPVMSGTVENPGESSLLPGQALSPDTSLTPSNGGDGDGDSQGVPGMSSDTSGSALPPAASRTPAAPEETEDTATSLPAPGAPTEAQSDTNLPVSATELPAGDVGAVDLASPSLQPAPWQTSTGEQPLLLPDALTSPTDTPSAPGAAYPAPEAGGSTLPEADGAAQTPASPDLAAGPEAAVSPSLGDSQPAGRPAGAPQEADGLGTGSSSDSGAPSPAPFVPDGLASPTAGIQGQGAEGVGDMAQAEGSGDASPYEDTLSDRSPPALQASVSPAGNGELLTGGTEDLANAELSPPSALGDGTGTGGAPAPGEVSSPGPAPPSNAGMDSDLSRPEGPGDLPSESASGPGAVSPPLGSVAGPVSEAETPARPDLSAAQGAPGSASFGGSQPWGTAAGAPVGAGLPGAEGPDTDSTLAWDTPSSAVHEPVGPPSPGLGDQLGANEELPAAEGQGASTAEPALEGAGSGIESEPSLSSTAGSGTAAGMDQLPGAGSPSGITSPSDVTAGPSASKGDEAGPISSAVPGPDSLSPASPDDETGRGLGLVQGAENAGDVAQAEIPESGNPNMETSSSAVSPQQDLTNTGELPEEETGDIVHAELSPPSALGDGTGTGGAPAVGQVSSPGPVPPSNAGMDSDLSGPEGPGDLPSESASGPGAVSPPLGSVAGPVSEAETPARPDLSAAQGAPGSASFGGSQPWGTAAGAPVGAGLPGAEGPDTDSTLAWDTPSSAVHEPVGPPSPGLGDQLGANEGLPAAEGQGASTAEPALEGAGSGIESEPSLSSTAGSGTAAGMDQLPGAGSPSGITSPSDVAAGPSASKSDGAGPISSAVPGPDSLSPASPDDETGRGLGLVQGAENAGDVAQAGNAESGNPNMGTSPSGVSPQQGELPGAGSLSGSASPSGDVAASSVSDPSSLGAPGDTDGAAEGLQPALGAGTGVLPAAGEGSSEGAGDVGSIGQSQAPTGMGSAGSESLDGETGGVLQSASSSSSTEGSSSPGRTGEAADGKGLPGATAAGGGLNTGLEAVGPQETSVSAPGTQSGANTELSNGKLSKVNVVEVPGGASVNGGPSPGASLVPVAPDNSDVSNGMTTSVAGSLLLPGEGLSSEVAPSGEANSAPSSQSGSSPLLPGSPGGLSEEAGGAQSWSLEDEVASGMPAPLGEVYPHAPMSPSAAPLPPSAPQGGNSAEGASASPGLSARESIVGSSAGGKGELGAAVPGGPALLLPPHQPGSPGAPSGDADSPAPGEGSAVLHRTVTGQGDVTHLLPGAHMETHSPPGGSPGLPGLPPSGITAGSPGAKTLGPGPAGGSLPTALQPSLGRELTTSLANRSPATSGSSFSGAFPGRGGSQGTSPATARPATSCSPALAGPAPPAPLPRGREVLPRPGAATVTSRASSPVVPAPPGVPAAAPTLLPGPAVPAVPLYGYGARENDQEYVERRVDFNSPLFKPETGFPFGKALRSSLYFTDNGQIIFPASDNNILTYPNPPPSGFNGHEEVPMIAVFWDNADFSRGVGTTFYQEFSTLNTAKPPFVRDVEAKVRRYLRSSYSAAWTLKITWEKAPVHAARMDTRKTITYQAVLTTDGFRSYILMLYQDRGMQWDYTRLTSTNVLIGYTSGDGFYHNDDLTKRPPAAKYRPDQFRGYNTDLRGLWIYKLESRVGINYRLKCLAWTGQQQEPQAWSQGLPTCPCSLQQGQQDPRFKSSRGGRWGARVSMLHSASPNQHGAGVRCLYDSQNQLIEGRQERYWRNSRQASPYRDQELKLYDWCCNRAGSAHLCARYTEKRPKIGCDGYQSPGTDSSEEAENDSDEQIDGEDK; this is encoded by the exons ATGGGGACCGGGGCATGGACGCTCTCCACCTTGCTGGGATGCTGCGCATGGATTCTGCACG ggcttggggctGTTACTGCTGTCCCCGTCACCACCGATGGGTCCTTCACTGTGGGGACAGCTTTCCCCATGACAACAGAGGACGAGTGGCCCCATGCTACAGAGAGGAGCGCCACAGCAGCTGATGCTGAGACCATCCCTCCCTGGACTGACATGGACCCAGTGATGGCGACGAGCGAATACGGCCCTTCAGTGCCAGCTTTGCTGAACGGGACCAAGGCTCCTAACGTGACTCAGAGTACCGAGGGAAATTCAGCTGCTCCCAATACGGCCACaactgctgctgccatcaccaCACAGCACCCCGCTGTCACCCCAGAAACAGCGCGTGATGAACCAGAGGTCCCTCCTGATGTCCCTCTAGGGACCACACCTGTCCTTGAGGATGTGAAGGAGGATACCAGTACAGACCTCAGTACTGGCACTACATCCCTCCACACCACCCCTCCACTGGCAGTCACCTGGGTGCCACAGCCAACTGCTGGTgtcactgtgctgctgagccAAGAGCCGACCACAGCCAAGGGAGCAGTCGAGGAAGGTGTAACCCTGCCTGAAGATATTCAAAGTGAAGCCAGTGCCAACTCCTCGGGCTCCAGTCCTGATGCTGGGGAGCTGCTTCCAAcccagcaggatggagcacTGGGCATTAACCCACAGCCAACAGGAGAAATGTCCCCAGCTGGTGAAGAAAGTCCCTTGGCTTCAGAATCTGGAGATCCAGGAGATGCAATAAATGGTGAAATCAGCACAGCCAACTCATCCCACCTACCTCCAGAGAGCCCAGTGATGTCAGGAACAGTGGAAAACCCTGGGGagtcctccctcctccctggccAAGCGCTGAGCCCAGACACTTCCCTGACACCATCCAatggtggggatggggatggggattcGCAGGGAGTTCCCGGGATGTCATCAGACACTTCTGGTTCAGCCTTGCcgcctgcagccagcaggacacCAGCGGCACCTGAGGAAACAGAGGACACTGCCACCTCACTGCCGGCACCAGGGGCTCCCACTGAGGCACAGAGTGACACGAATCTCCCAGTCTCAGCcactgagctgcctgcaggggaTGTGGGAGCTGTGGATCTGGCCAGTCCATCCCTCCAGCCTGCCCCATGGCAGACCTCCACTGGAGAacagccactgctgcttcctGATGCTCTGACATCCCCCACAGACACCCCcagtgctcctggggctgcttacccagccccagaggctggaggcagcaccCTGCCTGAAGCTGATGGTGCAGCACAGACACCAGCAAGTCCTGATCTCGCTGCTGGCCCAGAAGCAGCGGTGTCTCCATCTCTTGGGGactcacagccagcagggaggcCAGCTGGAGCTCCCCAGGAAGCCGATGGACTTGGCACTGGCTCGAGTTCAGATTCaggtgcccccagcccagcgcCTTTCGTACCTGATGGGCTGGCATCACCCACTgctgggatccagggacagggagctgagGGGGTAGGGGACATGGCACAGGCAGAAGGTTCAGGGGATGCCAGTCCCTATGAAGATACCCTGAGTGACAGGAGTCCTCCAGCCCTTCAGGCCTCAGTATCTCCTGCCGGCAATGGAGAGCTGCTGACTGGAGGAACAGAAGACTTGGCAAATGCTGAACTTTCCCCTCCATCTGCACTTGGGGATggaacaggaacaggaggaGCCCCAGCACCGGGAGAAGTGTCCTCACCTGGTCCTGCGCCTCCCAGCAATGCTGGAATGGATTCTGATCTCTCGAGGCCTGAAGGACCAGGGGACCTGCCCAGTGAATCAGCCAGTGGTCCTGGAGCTGTTTCTCCACCCCTGGGGTCAGTTGCTGGCCCTGTGTCTGAGGCAGAGACACCAGCAAGGCCTGAcctcagtgctgcccagggagcaccTGGGTCTGCATCCTTTGGTGGGTCACAGCCATGGGGAACAGCAGCTGGTgctcctgtgggagcagggctccCTGGGGCCGAAGGGCCGGACACCGACTCGACTTTGGCATGGGATACCCCCAGCTCAGCAGTTCATGAACCAGTAGGACCCCCATCACCTGGCCTTGGGGACCAGCTTGGCGCAAatgaggagctgccagcagcagaagggcaaggagccagcacagcagagccagcactggAAGGAGCAGGCAGCGGGATTGAGTCTGAGCCATCCCTGAGCTCCACTGCAGGGAGTggaacagcagctgggatggatCAACTGCCCGGTGCTGGTTCCCCATCTGGTATCACCTCTCCCAGTGATGTGACAGCAGGACCTTCTGCGTCAAAGGGTGATGAAGCAGGACCCATCTCATCTGCAGTCCCTGGCCCTGACAGTCTGTCCCCGGCCTCTCCAGATGATGAAACTGGCCGAGGGCTTGGTCTGGTGCAGGGGGCTGAGAATGCAGGGGACGTGGCACAGGCAGAAATCCCAGAGAGTGGAAATCCCAACATGGAGACAAGTTCTTCAGCTGTCAGCCCTCAGCAGGACCTCACTAACACTGGAGAGCTGCCAGAGGAAGAAACAGGAGATATTGTGCATGCTGAACTTTCCCCTCCATCAGCACTTGGGGATggaacaggaacaggaggaGCCCCAGCAGTGGGACAAGTGTCTTCACCTGGTCCTGTGCCTCCCAGCAATGCTGGAATGGATTCTGATCTCTCGGGGCCTGAAGGACCAGGGGACCTGCCCAGTGAATCGGCCAGTGGTCCTGGAGCTGTTTCCCCACCCCTGGGATCAGTTGCTGGCCCTGTGTCTGAGGCAGAGACACCAGCAAGGCCTGAcctcagtgctgcccagggagcaccTGGGTCTGCATCCTTTGGTGGGTCACAGCCATGGGGAACAGCAGCTGGTgctcctgtgggagcagggctccCTGGGGCCGAAGGGCCGGACACCGACTCGACTTTGGCATGGGATACCCCCAGCTCAGCAGTTCATGAACCAGTAGGACCCCCATCACCTGGCCTTGGGGACCAGCTTGGCGCAAAtgaggggctgccagcagcagaagggcaaggagccagcacagcagagccagcactggAAGGAGCAGGCAGCGGGATTGAGTCTGAGCCATCCCTGAGCTCCACTGCAGGGAGTggaacagcagctgggatggatCAACTGCCCGGTGCTGGTTCCCCATCTGGTATCACCTCTCCCAGTGATGTGGCAGCAGGACCTTCTGCATCAAAGAGTGATGGAGCAGGACCCATCTCATCTGCAGTCCCTGGCCCTGACAGTCTGTCCCCGGCCTCTCCAGATGATGAAACTGGCCGAGGGCTTGGTCTGGTGCAGGGGGCTGAGAATGCAGGGGATGTGGCACAGGCAGGAAACGCAGAGAGTGGAAATCCCAACATGGGGACAAGTCCTTCAGGTGTCAGCCCTCAGCAGGGTGAACTGCCTGGTGCAGGTTCCTTGTCTGGTTCAGCCTCTCCCAGTGGTGATGTCGCAGCATCCTCGGTTTCAGATCCATCCAGCCTGGGTGCACCTGGAGACACAGACGGTGCTGCTGAAGGTCTTCAGcctgccctgggtgctggcactggggtccttcctgctgcaggagaagggtcAAGTGAAGGGGCTGGTGATGTAGGGTCCATAGGGCAGTCCCAGGCTCCTACTGGAATGGGATCAGCTGGTTCAGAAAGCCTTGATGGAGAAACGGGAGGTGTGTTGCAGTCTGCATCTTCTTCCTCATCTACAGAAGGTTCTTCATCACCTGGGAGGACAGGTGAGGCTGCTGATGGAAAAGGCCTTCCTGGAGCTACTGCAGCTGGTGGCGGCTTGAACACAGGCTTGGAGGCTGTTGGCCCTCAAGAAACCTCTGTGTCTGCCCCTGGCACCCAAAGTGGTGCCAATACTGAACTTTCCAATGGAAAACTGAGCAAAGTCAATGTGGTGGAGGTGCCTGGAGGAGCCTCAGTGAATGGGGGACCTTcccctggtgccagcctggtCCCAGTGGCTCCAGACAACAGCGATGTTTCCAATGGCATGACCACCTCGGTGGCTGGctctctgcttctccctggAGAGGGGTTGAGCTCGGAGGTGGCACCCAGTGGGGAAGCCAACTCTGCACCAAGCAGCCAGAGTGGGAGCAGccccctgctgccaggctcaccAGGTGGGCTGTCAGAAGAAGCTGGAGGTGCTCAGTCGTGGTCTCTTGAAGATGAGGTGGCCTCAGGCATGCCAGCACCTTTGGGAGAAGTGTACCCTCACGCTCCCATgtcccccagtgctgccccGCTGCCGCCTTCGGCTCCACAGGGAGGAAATTCTGCAGAGGGGGCgtctgccagccctgggctttCGGCACGTGAGTCGATTGTGGGGTCCTCtgcagggggaaagggagagctgggggctgctgtgccagggggccctgccttgctcctgcctccccaccAGCCAGGAAGCCCTGGAGCCCCCTCTGGGGATGCCGACAGCCCGGCTCCTGGAGAAGGGAGTGCTGTGCTCCACAGAACCGTGACAGGGCAAGGGGACGTAACCCATCTCCTTCCCGGGGCACATATGGAGACTCACTCCCCACCTGGGGGGAGCCCAGGGCTCCCTGGCCTTCCTCCCTCTGGGATCACTGCTGGCAGTCCTGGAGCAAAAACCCTGGGGCCAGGACCCGCCGGTGGCTCATTAcccactgccctgcagccatccctgggcagggagctgaCCACCAGCCTGGCAAACAGATCCCCTGCCACCTCTGGGTCAAGCTTTTCTGGAGCCTTCCCAGGCCGGGGGGGCTCCCAGGGCACGTCCCCAGCCACTGCACGCCCAGCCACATCCTGCAGCCCGGCCCTCGCCGgcccagctccaccagccccCTTGCCCAGAGGCAGGGAGGTGCTtcccaggccaggagcagccactgtCACCTCCCGTGCATCGTCCCCCGTGGTTCCAGCTCCACCAggagtgccagcagctgccccaaCCCTGCTGCCCGGTCCCGCAG tcccagctgtgcccctctATGGGTATGGAGCAAGGGAAAATGATCAAGAATATGTGGAAAGGAGAGTGGATTTTAATTCTCCACTTTTCAAGCCCGAGACTGGATTCCCATTTGGGAAAGCCCTGCGCAGCTCTCTCTAC TTCACAGACAACGGACAGATCATTTTCCCAGCCTCAGACAACAACATCCTCACGTACCCCAACCCTCCTCCCAGTGGCTTCAATGGCCACGAAGAGGTCCCCATGATCGCTGTATTTTGGGACAACGCTGACTTCTCCAGAGGTGTTGGCACTACCTTTTACCAG GAGTTCTCCACCCTCAACACGGCCAAGCCGCCGTTCGTCCGTGACGTGGAAGCGAAGGTCCGGCGGTACCTGAGGTCCTCCTACTCTGCAGCCTGGACCCTGAAAATCACCTGGGAGAAGGCACCTGTCCATGCAGCACGGATGGACACCCGGAAG ACAATCACGTACCAGGCTGTCCTGACCACTGATGGCTTCAGGTCCTACATCCTGATGCTGTACCAGGACAGAGGCATGCAGTGGGATTACACCAGGCTCACTTCCACCAATGTGCTCATCGGCTACACCAG TGGGGACGGCTTTTACCACAATGATGACCTGACTAAGAGACCTCCAGCTGCTAAATACCGCCCTGACCAGTTCAGGGGCTACAACACAG ACCTCCGTGGGTTGTGGATTTACAAGCTGGAGAGCCGCGTGGGCATCAACTACCGGCTGAAGTGCCTGGCGTGGacggggcagcagcaggagccccaggcatggagccagggcctgcccacctgcccctgctccctACAGCAAGGGCAGCAGGACCCACGCTTCAAGAGCAGCCGTGGAG GCAGGTGGGGTGCCCGTGTCTCCATGCTGCACTCGGCCTCCCCCAACCAGCACGGCGCCGGTGTCCGCTGCCTGTACGACAGCCAGAACCAGCTCATCGAGGGCCGGCAGGAGAGGTACTGGAGGAACTCCAGGCAGGCGTCACCCTACCGTG ACCAGGAGCTGAAGCTGTACGACTGGTGCTGTAATCGGGCGGGCAGTGCCCACCTCTGCGCCCGCTACACTGAGAAGAGGCCGAAGATTGGCTGTGATGGATACCAGTCACCGGGCACGG ATTCCTCGGAGGAGGCAGAGAATGACTCAGATGAGCAGATAG ACGGAGAGGACAAGTAA